Genomic segment of Chrysiogenes arsenatis DSM 11915:
GGGTTACCCCTGACATGACAACTTCCTCTTTGCTGGTTCCGATGAATGCTACCGAAGATGCGCTACGGAGAAATGTGACTTGCTGCCGTTTAGATACCCTATACAATAAGCACGAGTGGCTTGCCCCTTTTCTATTGAAAATCGACACACAAGGCGCAGAATTGCTGGTACTTGAAGGAGCTCAGGAGGTGCTCAATCATACTGAAGTAGTGATGCTTGAGGTGTCACTTTTTCCTTTTTCTCCTGGGCTCCCTGAGTTTTATGAAGTAGTTTGCTACATGAAGACTTGTGGGTTCGTTGTATATGACTTATTTAACGGGCATAACAGGCCTCTTGATAATGCGAGAGGACAGGTAGATGTGGTATTCGTTAAAGAAAATGGAATATTCCGAGAGGATAGCCGATGGGGCACTGAAGAGCAATGTCAAGAGTTTCTGCAATGTAAATTCAGAAATGAGGTTTACCAAAAATTGAATCCTCATTTCTCTCCAGACTGAATTCACTAGAGTAACGATTTTTCAGAAAATGCTCCTCTAGGAGGAGCAACAACGATGTGTCATTGACAATGTGTTACACTTGAATAGTGCCTAGGAGGCATATGGTGATGACATCTATCCGTCAAGTATTTAAATTACAAACCGGCCTTATAGCGCGTATCAGTTTGGCCATGTTTTGTATTGTTTGCTTTGGAACAACATTCGCCCATGCACAGCGTCCATATAAATTCCTGAATGAACTTCCTGTACCAGAACAGCCAACGCTGTCAGCCATCATGGTTCACAGCTCGGGGGAATTGCCTGAACGGGTTAAGGAGACTGTGGGACGTTTGCGCGACAAAGTGCAACGCGAGGGCACCACACGGGTTATTGTCCGTTTAAACGTAGTTCACGACCCTGAACACCAGCTATCCGGCTCGAGCGTTGTCGACCAGCGTGAGCGCGTTGCGATCAAACGGGAACAACTCGCACGAAGAATGTCTGATAAAATTCCCCCGTACCAAGCCTCGCGACTGGGCTTCAAAGAATTCGAGACTATTCCGTATGCGAGCATGGAAGTTGATGCTCAATTACTTGAGGAACTTCTGGACATGCCAGACGTGATTGACGTGGAAGAGGACTATCTGTCTGCCCCGACACTCGCGCAGTCCATACCGCTCATAAAGGCTGATGCCGTGTGGGCCAGCGGCCATAGCGGTAGCGGGCAAACAGTCGCCATTCTTGACACAGGGGTTAATAAGAATCATGCATTTTTATCCGGAAAAGTAGTCTCTGAAGCCTGTTACTCAACAACGAGTGGCAGTACCATCCTGAGCCTGTGTCCTGGTAGTGTCAGCGCATCCACGGCTGTCAATTCCGGACTGGACTGCAACACTGCTATTGCCGGATGCGGTCATGGTACCCATGTGGCGGGCATTACGGCAGGTTCCGGGGGAAGTTTTTCCGGTGTCGCAAAAGATGCCTCTATCATTGCCATTCAGGTATTCAGCCGCTTTAACAGCGCTGCCCAATGTGGCAGCACTCCTGCCCCGTGTGCTCTGAGTTACAGCTCTGACCAGATAAAAGCCCTCGAACGCGTGTACGCTTTACGAAACACATATAGTATCGCCTCCGCCAATATGAGCCTTGGCGGCGGCTCTTATAGTGCCCACTGTGACGGCACAAATACCTCGCTGAAAACGATCATCGACTCTTTGCGGGCTGCCGGTATTGCAACAGTAATAGCTTCCGGCAACAATGGTTATACGTCATCTATCAGTGCCCCAGCCTGTATATCAACCGCAATCAGCGTTGGATCGACAACGAAAAGCAACACTGTAAGCCCCTTTTCAAACAGTGCAGCAATACTTGACCTACTCGCGCCTGGTTCCTCTATCAACTCATCCATTTCCAGTGGTGGCTATGCGTCCTGGAACGGAACATCCATGGCAACACCACATGTAGCGGGAGCATGGGCTGTTCTCAAATCAATGAAACCCAGCGCAACCGTAACTGAGATACTTTCTGCTTTTCAATCGACCGGCCTTTCAATAACAGATACCCGTAATGGTATTGCAAAACCACGAATCGATGTTCAGGCTGCTGCGAATTCATTTGGCAAAGGCTCTATATTCGTCAGCATCACCCCGCAAGGAGCAATCAATGACGGCGCTCAATGGCAGATAAACAGCGGGGAGTGGAGAAGCAGTGGAACTACCGTCGCTGACGTACCAGTAGGATCATATACCATCAACTTTAAAAGCATTACTCACAGCTCTGACGGATACGTGTGGCGAAAGCCAGCAAGTATAACCGCAACCATTGCCGCCGATCTGGATACTGAAAACCTGAGTGGTGAATATACTGCGGCCGAAAAAAGTGGAGGTGTGCGCTCTGATTTTGATGGTGATGGAAAGTCAGATATCGCTTTCAGAAGAGTCAATGGTGGCTCCATATCAATATGGACGATGGATGGCAAAGATATAACAACCTATGGTCAGGCTACTCTTCCAAACGGCGTGATCCCTAATGTTCCCGCTTCGGCGTGGGAAATTATCGGAACGGGTGACTTCGATGGTGATGGAAAGTCAGATATCGCTTTCAGAAGAGTCAATGGTGGCTCCATATCAATATGGACGATGGATGGCAAAGATATAACAACCTATGGTCAGGCTACTCTTCCAAACGGCGTGATCCCTAATGTTCCCGCTTCGGCGTGGGAAATTATCGGAACGGGTGACTTCGATGGTGATGGAAAGTCAGATATCGCTTTCAGAAGAGTCAATGGTGGCTCCATATCAATATGGACGATGGATGGCAAAGATATAACAACCTATGGTCAGGCTACTCTTCCAAACGGCGTGATCCCTAATGTTCCCGCTTCGGCGTGGGAAATTATCGGAACGGGTGACTTCGATGGTGATGGAAAGTCAGATATCGCTTTCAGAAGAGTCAATGGTGGCTCCATATCAATATGGACGATGGATGGCAAAGATATAACAACCTATGGTCAGGCTACTCTTCCAAACGGCGTGATCCCTAATGTTCCCGCTTCGGCGTGGGAAATTATCGGAACGGGTGACTTCGATGGTGATGGAAAGTCAGATATCGCTTTCAGAAGAGTCAATGGTGGCTCCATATCAATATGGACGATGGATGGCAAAGATATAACAACCTATGGTCAGGCTACTCTTCCAAACGGCGTGATCCCTAATGTTCCCGCTTCGGCGTGGGAAATTATCGGAACGGGTGACTTCGATGGAGATGGAAAGTCTGATATCGCTTTCAGAAGAGTCAATGGTGGCTCCATATCAATATGGACGATGGATGGCAAAGATATAACAACCTATGGTCAGGCTACTCTTCCAAACGGCGTGATCCCTAATGTTCCCGCTTCGGCGTGGCAAGCACCTTAAGTGCTATACAATAACTTCTAATCGGGAGGGATATGCAATTTATAGAGCATTTATTATTTCAGGCTCCACGAGTTGACCACAGATGGCTGCAAGATTTTAACGGTGTACTAGCAGAACACCCTACAGTGCAAGTCTGTCATATTGAGAAATTGATACATGACATGTACTCTACTCAACCTCACATCAAGGATGGATATTCGCGTCTTGCGTACTATATGCTGAATGTCAAAGAAGATGTTGATACCGCTAACCGCCTTTTTGTAATGGATGCACAACTCGGCAGGCAATCGTGGTTTCATAGATTAAAACACGCAGAGTGTATAGCTATCCAAGGAGATATGGCAGGCGCTTTTCAACAAGTCGAGCAAATTTATAAAAACCATCAGGACGCTGTGAATGGATATGCTAGCATCGCGTGGCGATTTAAAGCTTGCCCAGACCAAGTGGAGTCACTGTACTCACTGGCACGTAAAGACATCATAAACGGCAGAATTACCGCGGGATATATGTTATTAGTTGCTGAGCTTGCAATGTTGCATGGCTCAACAGGCGAGGCTGCTCAGCTAGTAGAAGGGGCGTACCGACAAGATTCCACACTTATGGATGGTTTTTCGAGATGCGCTTGGCCTTTTTTCTGGCCGCAGAAAAAATATTCCATATTGCATGACTGGATGAGGCGTGACGAAGTCGGAAAGAGAATGTCTCCAGAATGGAAGCTCAAATATGCATTGGTGAGGGCAAATATTGGCTTACCGCATGATAGCGTAGACCTTATTGAGTCTGCATATCTGGAAAACCCTAGCCTTAAGGATGGTTTTTACCAGCTGGCAAATCACCACTATATCCCACTAAAAAATTACCAAACATCCATTGATTTTTGCTTGAAAGATTTGAACCAGAACCGCCTTTCTCAGGTAGGACAAGCTGCCCTATTCAAATTATATTTGATGACGGGTAAATTTGATCATGCTCTTGAAATCTTGCATATAATCGATACCTTGCCCACGAACTTGCTAATTTATGCTGTTAAGCAATGGTTAGATTCGCTGCACTGGCTTGCTGGGTCAGGCAATTTCTCTGACATTTTTATATCTAAATTGTCCAGCAAGTGCCCAAAAGATGCCCAATTAGGCCAAAGGGCGCTAGCTGATGCTAACGTTGAAATGATGTTCGTTCGTAATCGTTTGTCCGCAATGAGCGAACGGATGGGAATAGACTTATGTGCTCAGATTTTAGAGTTATCTAAGACACCGCATTCTTGTGAAGCAACCCGGGAGCCCATCAACTTCCTCAACTCAAAGCTCTATTATGCTAGCGCACTTGACACGTTAACATTATATAAAGAAATAATTTTAAACGAGTCTGACCGTTTTGAATCAACAACGGATATGCCCCTCATTATTGATGGTGGTGCAAATATAGGGACAGCACTAGCCTACTTTAAGTGGCTTTATCCAAAAGCGCACATCATTGCATTTGAGCCTAACCCTACTCTATTCAAGATCTGTTCACGAAATATTGCATTAAACAACTGGAAAAATATTCGATTGTATCCCTACGCTTTAGCAGAAGAGGTGGGCACGGCAACCTTCTATTGTGATAGCGAAATGCCAATGGCGTCTTCAATTTTAACCCGATCTCAAGAGGAGGGACGCTCGTACTCTGCGGTAGCAGTTGAAACAAGAACTCTAGGAGAGTTTATTGATAGACCTATCGACTTTTTAAAACTTGATATTGAGGGTGCCGAGAAAAGTGTTGTAACCTCAAGTGCATCTTCTTTGAGCTTGGTGCGTCAGGGGTTAATCGAATACCATTACGGAGACGCGTCCAATTCACTTTCAGCAATACTACGCGTCCTTGAGGATTGCGGCTTTCGATACATTATAAGTGAGCCGTTTTCGTCAAAACAGCAACCTGACTATCCTGCAATTAAGCAAAGATGGTCAAGGTCAATTTATTTCACTCAGATTGGGGAGAATCAATTGAGATCAGTTGTTCAGGCAAAATTAAAGGAGTTTGGCGTTTAGTTTCATATTATAATTCATGTTACGATTAGTCCGTTCTCTCACTGAATGCGGCGCTACACACTTATGTACAAAAATGTGGAAAAGTTTGAGATGAGCTTGTTTATTTTGGTATAAAAAACCCTGAAGTTAGCGACAGCGCCTAATGGTTATATTTTTCCCTAAGTGGTTACAGTAAAAGTAAAAAACAAATACATCTTGCAGAAAACGGATCAGCACATGGACGCAGAACAGATCTCTTTATTATGAGGAAATTCATATGGGTAACAATGCCGGAATAAAAAATGATGTTTACAGTTTCAGGAGCATGAAGGACGTGCTTAATGATAGAAAGAAAAACAAATACTCCTTGTGGCATAAGGAAACAGGTAATGATGCTGCCTTTACTGCCAGTTACAGACTGAAGCAAGAAGAGCTTTTTGTTAGTATAAAGCCAGAAGTGCAACTGAAGAAAGATAATGTTTTTTTCACTGTAGGTTCATGTTTTGCTAGAAGGCTCGAGCAGGCGCTCAATAGACGTGGCATCGCCGTTCCTGCGTTCACGCACATGCTTGGCGAACGTGAAGCTTTTCCGACACTGCAATATATTAACAAGTACAATTCATACACAATTCTTTATGAAATAGAGTACGCTCTCGGAATTAAAGAAAATCCGTATGAAACAATTTTTGGTTCAGATACAAATGGTTACACCTGTGGTCAGTCGGTGCATCTCAATAAAGAGGATTACGCCGCAGTAAAGAACAGGAGGAGCATTATTCTTGAATGTTTTCGGCAGTTCATCAATGCGGATGTACTGGTCTTTACTCTTGGGATGACAGAAGCTTGGTATGATAACCTCAGCGAAAGGTATCTAAACACTTTTTCGCCGGCTATTATGATGAATGAAGCTGACAGGTACTCTTTCAAAACGATCTCGCTTGAGGAAAACATAAACAACCTTCATCGGATTTATGGATATATTAAGGCATTCAGCAAAAAGGATTTCAAAATATTTGTCACTGTTTCTCCTGTTCCTTTACTTGCCACTTTTTCTCGAAAAGATGTACTCGTTGCCAACAGTCTTTCAAAATCAATACTGAGAGTTGCTGCGGATATATTTTCGGAGTCATACGAAAATGTGTATTATTTCCCAAGTTATGAACTAGCCATGTGCTCTCCAAGAGAGAAGATGTTTGAGAGCGACTTGAGACATATCAGCGAACATGGAGCAGGGTGTATAATAGACTCGTTTCTTAAAGTATATATGCCTGATTGCACCAACTCGACACAATTGTAAGCGGGAGGAAAAATGTTTAAACGTAACAGTCTTTTATCAGTGCTTACCCATATAAAAAATAAAGGTGTAAATCCTCAGACGGTTATAGATGTGGGAGTGGCTTACGGAACAAACGGACTGTACGGAGCCTTTGACTCCGTACGTTATCTTATGGTAGAGCCGTTGGAGGAGTACAAAGGGGTTCTCGATAAAATTGCATCTGAGTATCCGGCAGTTTACACACTGGCAGCTGCTGGGAGCAGAGAAGGAAGCATTATAATGAATGTGCATCCCGATATGAGCGGCTCCTCTGTTTTAAAGGAGTCTGAGGGAGCTCATGTAGATGGAGTGGAAAGAACTGTTCCCGTGGTGACCTTGGACGGTGAGACAAAAAAATACGGCCTTAAAGGACCGTTCATAATAAAGGTAGATGTTCAAGGTTTTGAGCTTGAAGTGCTTAAAGGCGCAGAAGAAACTCTTAAAGAGACGGAAGTCGTGATTATGGAAGTCTCTCTATTCCAGTTTTACAAAGAGTCGCCAACTTTTCTTGATGCAGTTGCATTTATGAGTCAAAAAGGTTTCTCTCCCTATGACATTTTTGGAGCAACGTACCGGCCACTCGATGATGCATTAGGGCAGGTAGATGTTGTATTTGCATCAGATAAGGGCATACTAAAGCAATCATCACATTTTGCCTCTTTTGAGCAAAGAAAAAAATTTACTGAAGAGCGTATTAACAAGCTAAACCCCGCGAGCAAGTCAGTATGAGTAGGATTGCGATTAATAAGGACGCGCATAAGGATTGTAGAGGCTTTCTCGTCGCGACCGGACCAAGCCTCACGATTTCTGACCTTGATATGATTAAGGGTAATCTCTCTCTCTCGTGCAATAAAATATATCTTGCTTTTGACCAAACCGAATGGCGCCCAGATTACTATTCCGTAATAGACCGACTCGTTGCCCAAAATAATGCTGAAGCGATAGCAAGTGTGCGTGCAGTAAAAATTTTCAGCAGTGTCATTAAGCCTTTTATCCAGGACAGGGATGATATCTTTTGGCTTAAAGACTTGCCTACTCCTGTCATAAACGGCATAAGACAACCAAAATTCTCTGGTAACATAGCTGAAGGCACCTACGGCGGTCACACAGTAACATACACTTTAATGCAAGCAGCATATCACCTCGGCATAAAGGAGCTTTTTCTTCTCGGGCTGGATTTCAGTTTCGACAAATCAATGCCAGCAAATAAAACAACGGATGCAGGAGAAAATATTCTGGTTCAGAATGATGAAGTCAACCATTTTCACAATGATTATAGAAAAAAAGGAGAAGAATGGACTGTGCCTAGGCTTGACATACAGTATGATGCCTTCAAATGCGCTAAGGCAGCTTTTGAGAAAGACAACAGAAAAATATTCAACGCATCTAGAAAAACAATGCTTGATCTTTTTCCACTTGTTCAATTGGAGGATATTCTCGTATGAACGCGAGTCCATTTATCTCTGTTCTTATCAATAATTACAATTACGGCCGTTTTATAGCCCAGTGCGTGGAGAGCGTTCTAAAGCAAACTTACACCAATTATGAACTCATAATTGTCGATGACGGCTCGACAGATGATTCAGTAAATGTACTGGAATCCTTCTCTGATCCAAGAATAACAAAGATATATAAGAAAAACGGCGGGCAAGCCTCAGCCTTCAATGCAGGATTTGAGGCGTCAAAGGGTAGAATAATTGCTTTTCTAGACAGTGATGACTGGTGGTTGCCCCACAAACTCGAAACCATTGTGAAATGGGATAACTTTCTGGGCAGTAGTTATGGAGTGCTGCAGCACATGACCACAGTCTGGGACAACGGCAAAACTTACCCCTTTCATCATGCCATGTATTCAGGTGATTGTTTCAGGCTCAGTGCATCCCAAGGCATTTTGGGGATTTTTGTAGGCACCTCCGGTCTTTGTTTCCGTAGGGAAGTCTTGGAAAAAGTGATGCCAGTTCCACTTCAACTCAGAATAAGTGCTGATGCATACCTCACTAGAACATGCTGGCTGTTTAATGGAGTTATTTCCATACCGGAATCTTTAAGTTACTATCGTAAACACAACAATGCTGTTTTTGGCAACTCATCCTATAGTCATAATAAATTTCATCACAATGTTCTCTTTCCTGTACTAAACCAATTTTACGAAAAAACCGGTTTGGATTTTCGCTTCTCATCACAGCAGCCTGAAAGAAAGAATCACTCTCAAGTGCTGCATAGATTGATGCTTGAAAATAGATTAAGCGAGGTGACAAGAGCTTATCCCCGCATAGCTTTTTTTGGAGCAGGACAGTATACAGAGTGGCTAAGCGACTTTATGTCTGATTACAAAAAAGAGCATATAACAGCAATTTTAGACGATTTCCCTGACAAGACGAAGGCCTTCTGGGGACTCACACCCCAAAATCCCATTGATTGGGACACCTCACAGGCAGATGCAATAATACTCTCATCAGACTGTAAGCAGGAAATGATGCGTAAAAGGTGTTTAGACCTCTTTGGAGAGGCACTGCCTCTGATAGATTTGTATGAAGGACTCCCTGAAGGGCCGTATCCGAAATAGTAATATTGCGCAAAACAGCCTCTACTCACAAAGGGCTCCCGCCGGGGCCATATCCCAAGTAAACCAAGGAGGGTTGCACGATGGAAACCTTTATCAAAACGTATTTTTCTCGTTTAGCAGACGTTTTAAGTGCACTGGACACCACCACGGTAGCCAGAATCATTCAGGTGTTCGAACAGGCTCATACAAAACAGGCTACAATTTATTTCGCAGGTAATGGCGGAAGCGCATCTACCGCATCTCACTTCGCAAATGATCTTGGAGTTGGCCTGAAATTGCGGAGTATACGCAGTTTTCATGTGCAAAGTCTGGCCGACAACCCCGCGGTCACTACCTCCATCGCTAATGACGTCGGCTACGACAATATTTTCTACGTACAGCTGCTGGACATTCTTCGCCCGGATGATGTTCTGGTTGCAATCTCCGCCAGTGGTAACTCACCAAACATTATCAAAGCCGCAGAATATACCAAAAACATTGGTGCCACACTCATCGGGTGCACCGGATTTGACGGAGGAAAACTCAAAGATCTGGCAGATATAAGTTTCCACATTCAGAGTGAAAAAGGTGAATATGGTCTTGTGGAGGATGTGCATATGATTCTGGATCACGCCATCTATTCGTATTACCTCTCGCTCAAAGAAGGTTCATCAACTCGCTATACCGTGCGATGAAGGATACTCAACCCACTCTATCTGGGGCAATCATACGGAACTGATAGGTCACTATGCACCAGCATGAAAGGTTCATTTATGCATAAATTCTTCAATACTGCTGGGCCGACTAAGGCAAATTTGCACTATCATATCAATCCACTGAGTCGCCTGAATTGGGATGAGATTCGTCTGCTTATCGATCAGCAGAAGTACTTCTTGCTCCATGCGCCACGGCAAACGGGGAAGACTTCAACGTTGCTAGAAATGATGCATAGATTGAACCAAGAAGGGAAATACGTTTGCGCATATGCCAATATCGAGGGGGCACAGGCGGCACGGGGCAATGCTTCGGATGGTATTGCAGCGGCGTGTAGTGCGATTGCGCGGAGTATAGAAGATTATACTGGCAGTGTAGATGTCAATGTGTGGTGGACGCAGGAGGGACGGCAGCATCAATCGCAGGATCAGTTGACTCAGCTGCTACGATACTGGGCAAAGCATTCGCCAAAACCCACCATCCTCCTGCTCGACGAAGTTGATGCACTTATAGGCGACACATTGATTTCGCTGCTCAGGCAGATTCGTGCGGGGTATGCGCAACGTCCAGAAGCGTTCCCGCAAGCGATGATTTTATGCGGTGTGCGCGATATTAAAGATTACCGTATTCATACTAAAGATCAGGAAATCATCACTGGCGGGAGTGCTTTTAATATTAAAGCCACGTCTTTGGTGATGGAGAGTTTTACGTTTGAAGAGTGCAAACAGCTCTATTGGGAACATACCAAAGAGACGGGGCAGGTGTTTGACAAGGCGATTTTTCCAAAGCTTTGGAGCGATACGAAAGGGCAGCCGTGGTTAGTCAATGCGCTCGCGTACCAAATGACATCAGAAAATCGCACGCTTCGCGACCGTTCAATAAAGATTGAATTTGAACATTACATGAAAGCACGCGAGGAGTTGATTCAGTCGCGGGCGACGCATCTGGATCAGTTGACAGATAAGTTGCGTGAACAGCGGGTGTATAATGTTATTTCGGCGATTCTTTCGCAAGTTGATGCTAGCGACGCTCATTTTGATGACAGGGATTTGGAGTATGTTCAGGATTTAGGGCTGATTGTTCGCAAGCCGTTTGTGCATATATCAAACGATATTTATCAAGAAGTTATTCCGCGCGAGCTTACGATTGCGAAACAGCAGTCGATTGTAGAACAGGATCTTGCCTGGTACTTGAACAGCGATAATACGATCAACTTTGCGAAACTGATGACGGCGTTTCAGCAGTTTTTCCGTGAAAATAGCGATTCTTGGATTGAGAGATTTGATTACAAAGAAGCCGGGCCGCAGTTGCTGTTGCAAGCGTTTCTGCAGCGTCTTATCAACGGTGGCGGGCGGATTAATCGTGAATACGCTTTGGGTCGCAAGCGAACTGACATATTTGTTGAATGGCCAACGTCTGATAAAGGTTTTTTTGGGCCGGTACAACGGGTGGTATTGGAAACGAAGCTTTTGCGTGCGAATTTGGAAAAGACGATAGAAGAAGGTATTGCGCAGGTTTCGGAGTACGCACGGACGGTTGGTGCGGGCGAGATGCATTTGATCATTTTTGATAGGAAGTCTCGTGATTGGGAGCAGAAAATCTGGCACAAGCGGGTGGATGGGATTGATGTGTGGGGATGTTAGGTTAACTTTGCTCTAAGATGCCCTTTTCCACTCGGGGCAAACGGGAAAAAGCATAATGAAGGACATACGATGCTAAAAATGGGAATTGCTGGACTGGGCAAAATGGGTCAGATTCGTGCGGCAGAGATTGCAAAGTCAAAGACCTCTGAACTTAAGGCAGTATTTGATATTAATCCAAATGCTTCGGTAGGAAGTGCCGTCGAATGCCGTACCTTTGATGAATTGCTTGAGCAGGATATTGATGCCGTCTTTATCAGCACATACAATTACTGCGCAGCAGAATACACTATACAGGCACTCAAACGAGGCAAGCATGTCTTTTGCGAAAAGCCGCCAGCCATCAACGTGGCTCAACTACAAAAAGTCGTCGAAGCTGAACAGCAAACCGGTCTCGTACTCAAATATGGCCTTAACCACCGCTTTCACTACTCCGTCATGGAAGCCAAAAAACGCATCGACCGAAACGACCTCGGTCGCATTCTGTGGATGCGTGGCGTGTATGGAAAAGCGGGCAGTATTGATTATGACAAAAACTGGCGCAACTATAAACAATACAGCGGCGGCGGTATTTTAATTGACCAAGGGCTTCACATGCTCGATCTTATGCTCCATTTCTCAGGAAAGCCATTTACTAAGGTAAACAGTTTTGTTACAACGCTTTTCTGGAACATCGAGGCAGAAGATAATGCCTTTGCCATTATGCAAACAGACGATCAAGTAACTGCCATGCTCCACTCTTCCGCCACACAGTGGCGTCACAAATTTCTGCTCGAGATATGCTGCGAAAATGGATACATCAACCTTGACGGCATACTCTCTTCAACACGGAGTTACGCCCCTGAGAAACTTGTCATTGGTTACCGGGAGTTTGAGGATGTTACCCACGCGATGGGCAAACCACGCGAGGAAACTATCTGGTTTGAGTATGACGACTCTTGGAAGCTTGAGCTGGCAGACTTCGAGCAGGCTATTCAGCAAAAAACATCGGTAACGCACGGCAGTAGTCGAGAAGCGATGGAAGCACTGGCACTCGTTGAAAAAATTTATGAACGATCGAGCATGTCTGAATGAAACTTCCGTATACACTCGGCATCACATCCGCAGCGTTTGCAGGCCGCCAGGATCTGGTGGAAAAGGCAAGTGCCATCTTTGACAGAATGCACCTTGTCCCTCCAGTCGGACGACTACCAGAAAAAGATATTATTGCCATGCTCCAGCATTGCGATGCCGCCATAGTTGGATTAGATAAGATTACACCCGCACTTTTGCAACAATGTCCTCGTGTAAAGGTTATTTCGAAGTTTGGCGTCGGTTTAGATAATATTGATGTCGCTGCGTGCGAACAACGAGGCGTCCGTGTGTTGGCAGCTTTTGGCGTAAATCGCCGTTCCGTTGCCGAACTAACACTAAACTTTATGCTCTCGCTGATCAGGAACTGCTACCGGAGCGCAACATCGTTAAAAGCCGGTCAATGGGTCAAAAATGGTGGGCGATGCCTCACCGAAAAAAAAATTGGCATAATCGGTGTCGGGAATATTGGCAAGGAAGTTATTCATCTTCTGCAACCATTTCAGTGCGAAATCCTTGCCAATGACATTCTTGACCTCGACGTGTACTATGCGGGCGTTGGGGCAAAGTCTGCAACCAAAGACGAAATTTTTCGCAGTTGCGATATTATCACGCTCCACACTCCCCTTACACCGCAAACTCAACACATGGTTACACTCGATTCCCTTAAGCGCATGAAGAACGATGCCTTTCTCATCAATACCGCTCGCGGTGGTATCGTAAAGACAGAAGACCTGAAGGAGGCACTTCGCCAACAGCTTATTGCAGGTGCGGCGCTAGATGTTTTTGAGGTTGAACCCTTCTATGACGACGAACTGTTAAACACGATGAATGTTTTGTGCACCCCACACATTGGAGGCAACGCACAGGAAGCTGTTTTTGCTATGGGCGAGTCGGCACTCAACCTTTTGGTGAATCACTATGGAAGATAATCGTTTGCCATCACTTCCGGTCGCACTTATCACCGGAGCCTCGCGCGGGATAGGGCGGGCGATAGCCGAGCAACTCTATGCTGATGGATTTACCATCTATGCAACGGCTACGTCTGTAAATTCGATCCCGCCTGAGATCTCTCACTGGAAGTGGTTTCTGGTAGACTTTAGCAACAGTATAAGTTTCCAGAACTTCCTTCGTGAACTCGACGCCCACGAGCCTGTTACCGCGCTGGTGAACAACGCCGGAATCAATCGCATCCATCCAATA
This window contains:
- a CDS encoding FkbM family methyltransferase → MPSNENFIANILKTRQSNREFIDFLKKLNFSPRTIIDVGVATGTPEIYGLNNEAFLALIEPIVEFNAMLEPILRRRNAHLYSCAAGAFDGQVEIWVTPDMTTSSLLVPMNATEDALRRNVTCCRLDTLYNKHEWLAPFLLKIDTQGAELLVLEGAQEVLNHTEVVMLEVSLFPFSPGLPEFYEVVCYMKTCGFVVYDLFNGHNRPLDNARGQVDVVFVKENGIFREDSRWGTEEQCQEFLQCKFRNEVYQKLNPHFSPD
- a CDS encoding S8 family serine peptidase — its product is MTSIRQVFKLQTGLIARISLAMFCIVCFGTTFAHAQRPYKFLNELPVPEQPTLSAIMVHSSGELPERVKETVGRLRDKVQREGTTRVIVRLNVVHDPEHQLSGSSVVDQRERVAIKREQLARRMSDKIPPYQASRLGFKEFETIPYASMEVDAQLLEELLDMPDVIDVEEDYLSAPTLAQSIPLIKADAVWASGHSGSGQTVAILDTGVNKNHAFLSGKVVSEACYSTTSGSTILSLCPGSVSASTAVNSGLDCNTAIAGCGHGTHVAGITAGSGGSFSGVAKDASIIAIQVFSRFNSAAQCGSTPAPCALSYSSDQIKALERVYALRNTYSIASANMSLGGGSYSAHCDGTNTSLKTIIDSLRAAGIATVIASGNNGYTSSISAPACISTAISVGSTTKSNTVSPFSNSAAILDLLAPGSSINSSISSGGYASWNGTSMATPHVAGAWAVLKSMKPSATVTEILSAFQSTGLSITDTRNGIAKPRIDVQAAANSFGKGSIFVSITPQGAINDGAQWQINSGEWRSSGTTVADVPVGSYTINFKSITHSSDGYVWRKPASITATIAADLDTENLSGEYTAAEKSGGVRSDFDGDGKSDIAFRRVNGGSISIWTMDGKDITTYGQATLPNGVIPNVPASAWEIIGTGDFDGDGKSDIAFRRVNGGSISIWTMDGKDITTYGQATLPNGVIPNVPASAWEIIGTGDFDGDGKSDIAFRRVNGGSISIWTMDGKDITTYGQATLPNGVIPNVPASAWEIIGTGDFDGDGKSDIAFRRVNGGSISIWTMDGKDITTYGQATLPNGVIPNVPASAWEIIGTGDFDGDGKSDIAFRRVNGGSISIWTMDGKDITTYGQATLPNGVIPNVPASAWEIIGTGDFDGDGKSDIAFRRVNGGSISIWTMDGKDITTYGQATLPNGVIPNVPASAWQAP
- a CDS encoding FkbM family methyltransferase → MQFIEHLLFQAPRVDHRWLQDFNGVLAEHPTVQVCHIEKLIHDMYSTQPHIKDGYSRLAYYMLNVKEDVDTANRLFVMDAQLGRQSWFHRLKHAECIAIQGDMAGAFQQVEQIYKNHQDAVNGYASIAWRFKACPDQVESLYSLARKDIINGRITAGYMLLVAELAMLHGSTGEAAQLVEGAYRQDSTLMDGFSRCAWPFFWPQKKYSILHDWMRRDEVGKRMSPEWKLKYALVRANIGLPHDSVDLIESAYLENPSLKDGFYQLANHHYIPLKNYQTSIDFCLKDLNQNRLSQVGQAALFKLYLMTGKFDHALEILHIIDTLPTNLLIYAVKQWLDSLHWLAGSGNFSDIFISKLSSKCPKDAQLGQRALADANVEMMFVRNRLSAMSERMGIDLCAQILELSKTPHSCEATREPINFLNSKLYYASALDTLTLYKEIILNESDRFESTTDMPLIIDGGANIGTALAYFKWLYPKAHIIAFEPNPTLFKICSRNIALNNWKNIRLYPYALAEEVGTATFYCDSEMPMASSILTRSQEEGRSYSAVAVETRTLGEFIDRPIDFLKLDIEGAEKSVVTSSASSLSLVRQGLIEYHYGDASNSLSAILRVLEDCGFRYIISEPFSSKQQPDYPAIKQRWSRSIYFTQIGENQLRSVVQAKLKEFGV